Proteins encoded by one window of Kribbella flavida DSM 17836:
- a CDS encoding alkylmercury lyase family protein has protein sequence MRLEVLHVAGCPNVIPMLDRLALVTDVPVMTRMIDTDADAVRFGMVGSPTLLVDGADPFVSADDDEEGACTLSCRLYRDEAGRIVPAPSVEQLRKAIVAASQQPQDTPSGVLSAWRTRALPLESVQRAVHQAILRCFAATGRPPGRGDLNAAASIGGGSSVEETLEALHDLDAIRLAPDGQIAIAYPFSAVPTRHGVCIAGPPGEGVDVFAMCAIDALGISAMLGRDTVIETVDVVSGQPITITTSDGRTSWEPATAVAFVGAEECGGPSADCCCDYLNVFADDRAAQAWADAHPNVPGQILSQQEAEELAARLFGHLLSAS, from the coding sequence ATGAGGCTCGAGGTTCTGCATGTCGCGGGGTGTCCGAACGTCATCCCGATGCTGGACCGGCTGGCACTGGTCACGGATGTTCCGGTCATGACTCGGATGATCGACACCGATGCGGACGCGGTCCGGTTCGGCATGGTCGGCTCGCCGACGTTGCTGGTCGACGGTGCCGACCCGTTCGTCTCAGCCGATGACGATGAGGAGGGCGCGTGCACCCTGTCTTGTCGTCTTTACCGCGACGAGGCCGGCCGGATCGTTCCGGCGCCATCCGTCGAACAACTGCGCAAGGCAATCGTTGCAGCCAGCCAGCAGCCACAAGACACACCATCCGGCGTACTGAGTGCTTGGCGGACGCGGGCCTTGCCACTGGAGTCCGTCCAGCGGGCGGTGCATCAGGCCATCCTTCGTTGTTTCGCTGCTACAGGCCGACCGCCCGGCCGGGGCGATCTGAATGCCGCGGCGTCGATCGGCGGTGGCTCGAGCGTCGAGGAGACCTTGGAGGCACTGCATGACCTCGACGCGATCCGCCTGGCGCCGGATGGGCAGATCGCGATCGCGTACCCGTTCTCCGCCGTACCCACGCGGCACGGTGTCTGCATCGCCGGCCCACCCGGCGAGGGAGTGGATGTGTTCGCGATGTGCGCGATCGATGCGCTCGGCATCTCGGCGATGCTCGGCCGAGACACCGTCATCGAAACGGTGGACGTCGTCAGCGGCCAGCCGATCACCATCACCACCAGCGACGGTCGGACTAGCTGGGAACCCGCAACCGCAGTGGCATTCGTCGGCGCTGAAGAATGCGGCGGACCGTCGGCTGACTGCTGCTGTGACTACCTCAACGTGTTCGCCGACGACCGCGCCGCCCAGGCTTGGGCGGACGCGCACCCGAATGTGCCGGGGCAGATCCTCAGCCAACAGGAGGCCGAAGAACTTGCAGCTCGGCTGTTCGGCCACTTGCTCTCCGCCAGCTGA
- a CDS encoding MerR family DNA-binding protein, with protein MSTSELAGRAGVNAETLRYYERRGLLTAPPRISGGYRDYPETMLELLRFIKRTQELGFTLDEVEELLHLDAGGPESCDMARALAERRRADVESRIHDLQRVRDSLAEFVATCELPRADRRCALLEALGAQSEATR; from the coding sequence ATGAGTACGAGCGAGTTGGCTGGGCGTGCTGGGGTGAACGCTGAGACGCTGCGCTATTACGAGCGTCGCGGGCTCCTGACGGCGCCGCCGCGTATCAGTGGTGGCTATCGGGACTACCCGGAAACGATGTTGGAGTTGCTGCGATTCATCAAACGGACCCAGGAACTGGGGTTCACCCTAGACGAGGTGGAGGAATTGCTTCATCTGGACGCGGGCGGCCCGGAAAGCTGTGACATGGCGAGGGCGTTGGCGGAGCGGCGTCGTGCCGACGTGGAGTCACGGATCCACGACCTGCAACGGGTGCGTGATTCTCTCGCGGAGTTCGTCGCGACCTGCGAGCTGCCTCGCGCGGATCGGCGGTGCGCATTGCTCGAGGCACTCGGCGCCCAGAGCGAGGCGACCCGATGA
- the mobF gene encoding MobF family relaxase, producing the protein MSTAERERAVTRIRREEMRKKSRQAVAGFDLTFSPVKSVSALWATADVGIQEQIVAAHHEAVADVLSLIEQHAAFTRSGDGGIAQLDTRGVIAAAFDHWDSRSGDPQLHTHVVVANRVQGPDGTWRTLDGRVLYPGRGRDVGDPQRASRRPSRASFGREMGASRTRFPAQSGVRDRRDSGRTAPRVLARTEQIEANLTALLDERLDQIHPPSRREMYALRQHSTLMNRPAKHLAQPLTVLMAQWRKRADQAIGPDAVAAIQRALNNAAERPLAAADLSPETLDAYGAATVLTLQTKRATWTRWNLLAEAARRTRLLRFVSTTDRFAALQRPSNAPNSTRSASLHPTS; encoded by the coding sequence CTGTCTACCGCCGAACGCGAGCGCGCTGTGACACGGATTCGCCGGGAGGAGATGCGGAAGAAGTCGCGACAGGCAGTCGCTGGGTTCGACCTGACGTTCTCGCCGGTGAAGTCGGTGTCGGCGCTGTGGGCGACTGCCGATGTGGGTATCCAAGAGCAGATAGTGGCTGCGCATCACGAGGCTGTCGCCGATGTGTTGTCGCTGATCGAGCAGCACGCGGCGTTCACAAGGAGCGGCGATGGCGGCATCGCGCAACTGGATACCCGCGGGGTGATCGCGGCAGCGTTCGATCACTGGGACAGCCGCAGTGGCGACCCGCAACTGCACACTCACGTGGTGGTCGCGAACCGCGTACAGGGCCCGGACGGCACCTGGCGGACCCTGGATGGGCGGGTCCTGTACCCAGGCCGCGGTCGCGATGTCGGAGATCCACAACGTGCTTCTCGCCGACCATCTCGCGCGTCGTTTGGGCGTGAAATGGGAGCATCGCGAACGCGGTTCCCGGCGCAATCCGGCGTTCGAGATCGACGCGATTCCGGACGAACTGCTCCGCGAGTTCTCGCAAGAACCGAACAGATCGAAGCCAACCTGACCGCACTTCTGGACGAGCGTCTTGACCAGATCCACCCACCCAGCCGCCGCGAAATGTACGCCCTTCGGCAGCACTCGACCCTCATGAATCGGCCAGCCAAGCACCTCGCCCAACCCCTCACCGTACTGATGGCGCAGTGGCGCAAACGCGCCGACCAAGCCATCGGACCGGACGCCGTCGCCGCCATCCAACGCGCCCTCAACAACGCCGCCGAGCGTCCCTTGGCGGCGGCAGACCTGAGCCCGGAAACGCTCGACGCGTACGGCGCCGCGACCGTCCTGACCCTGCAAACCAAACGCGCGACCTGGACGCGCTGGAATCTCCTCGCCGAGGCCGCACGGCGAACCCGACTCCTCCGATTCGTCTCCACCACCGACCGGTTCGCCGCGCTACAGCGACCTTCGAACGCGCCGAACAGCACTCGGTCAGCCTCATTGCACCCGACCTCGTGA
- a CDS encoding ATP-dependent DNA helicase, producing MSALAASWEASHGVGSIIALTPSSAASTVLADAIGAPAENIAKWIFESAGLGAEQCREMILHTEHAAGLARRSGRRLRHQRLIAQLAALRAEHDRWSFHKNQFVIVDEASMASTMELATLARAANTAGAKLLLVGDDAQLSAADTGGAFRLIAQDTRAAELTDVWRFTNPWERDASLALRRGDLAAIDAYDNHERLTVGSSEEMEDAAYKAWLTDTHNGKTSLLLAADNVTVARLNARARLDRITTGKVEPDGIELHNGNHVGLGDHIVTRLNNRRIPYGHRQFVKNGDQWTVIQRWPDGSLTVQNHSRDTVTLPSAYVQESVELAYATTAHRAQGATVDTAHLLVTDHLTRALMYVGMTRGRTSNRAYVATHQTNSDLHEPHPEQTMQDVLEAVLSDPGVEQSAHEVVRQELDNATRLDRLIPIHQHLCQLDAKKRYQPAIAASGLDPTDQAALQASPAYGPSSPNSAAPKTPASTSPTSSTAPSTNHHSQPPTTSLPSSTTESTASPPGHSRRPAATRRRS from the coding sequence TTGTCTGCACTCGCGGCCAGCTGGGAAGCTAGCCACGGCGTCGGTTCAATCATCGCGCTCACACCATCGTCGGCCGCCTCAACCGTCCTGGCCGACGCCATCGGCGCCCCCGCCGAGAACATCGCCAAATGGATTTTCGAGTCCGCCGGCCTCGGCGCCGAACAATGCCGCGAGATGATCCTGCACACCGAACACGCCGCCGGCCTCGCCCGCCGCTCAGGGCGCCGTCTCCGCCACCAGCGACTCATTGCGCAGCTCGCCGCTCTGAGAGCCGAGCACGATCGATGGAGCTTCCACAAGAACCAGTTCGTCATCGTGGACGAAGCCTCCATGGCCAGCACCATGGAACTCGCCACCCTCGCCCGCGCCGCCAACACCGCCGGCGCCAAACTCCTCCTCGTCGGCGACGACGCCCAGCTCTCCGCAGCAGACACCGGCGGCGCCTTCCGCCTCATCGCCCAAGACACCCGAGCCGCGGAACTCACCGACGTCTGGCGCTTCACCAACCCCTGGGAACGCGACGCCAGCCTCGCCCTACGCCGCGGCGACCTCGCCGCCATCGACGCTTACGACAATCACGAACGGCTCACCGTAGGCTCGTCAGAGGAGATGGAAGATGCCGCCTACAAGGCCTGGCTCACGGACACCCACAACGGCAAAACCAGCCTGCTGCTCGCCGCCGACAACGTCACCGTCGCCCGGCTCAACGCCCGCGCCCGCCTCGACCGCATCACCACCGGCAAGGTCGAACCCGACGGCATTGAACTCCACAACGGCAACCACGTCGGCCTCGGCGACCACATCGTCACGCGCCTCAACAACCGCCGCATCCCCTACGGCCACCGCCAGTTCGTGAAGAACGGCGACCAGTGGACCGTCATCCAGCGGTGGCCCGACGGCTCCCTCACCGTCCAGAACCACAGCAGAGACACCGTGACCCTGCCCAGTGCGTACGTCCAAGAATCCGTCGAACTCGCCTACGCCACCACCGCCCACCGCGCCCAAGGCGCCACGGTCGACACCGCCCACCTCCTCGTCACCGACCACCTCACCCGAGCCCTCATGTACGTCGGCATGACCCGCGGCCGCACCTCGAACCGCGCCTACGTTGCGACCCACCAGACCAACTCAGACCTGCACGAACCCCACCCCGAACAGACAATGCAGGACGTCCTCGAAGCCGTCCTGAGCGACCCCGGTGTCGAACAATCCGCCCACGAAGTTGTGCGCCAAGAGCTCGACAACGCCACCCGCCTCGACCGCCTCATCCCCATCCACCAACACCTCTGCCAACTCGACGCCAAGAAGCGCTACCAACCCGCCATCGCCGCCTCCGGCCTCGACCCAACCGACCAAGCAGCCCTCCAAGCCTCCCCCGCCTACGGCCCCTCATCGCCGAACTCCGCCGCGCCGAAAACGCCGGCCTCAACATCACCGACCTCCTCCACCGCGCCGTCAACCAATCACCACTCACAACCGCCAACGACCTCGCTGCCGTCATCCACCACCGAGTCCACCGCCTCACCGCCCGGTCACTCCAGAAGACCGGCCGCCACCCGGCGCAGATCGTAG
- a CDS encoding helix-turn-helix domain-containing protein: MLHRRHAAGVHLDQPIFADSLGGFRDPSNVRRALRRALSPVGSTARHELGQVLRSARLQAGPTRKQVVKKLGWPRTRLELIENSRIKIDRDMVVTLVKTYRINLDASPTLRDQVDRAAEPSPSDALTWIRSHTFRKTTATALDRRGQSARQIADHLGQAQVSITQDVYMGRRIHSPSAVHALDEEFAGLDLW; encoded by the coding sequence ATGCTCCACCGACGCCACGCAGCCGGCGTCCACCTCGACCAACCCATCTTCGCCGACTCCCTCGGAGGCTTCCGCGACCCCTCCAACGTCCGCCGAGCCCTCCGCCGCGCACTGTCCCCGGTCGGCAGCACCGCCCGCCACGAGCTCGGCCAGGTGCTGCGATCCGCCCGCCTGCAGGCCGGCCCGACTCGCAAGCAAGTCGTCAAGAAGCTCGGCTGGCCAAGGACCAGACTCGAACTCATCGAGAACAGCCGCATCAAGATCGACCGCGACATGGTGGTCACCCTCGTCAAGACCTACCGCATCAACCTAGACGCCTCGCCGACCCTCAGGGACCAAGTCGACCGAGCAGCCGAGCCGTCCCCCTCAGACGCCCTGACCTGGATCCGCTCCCACACCTTCCGCAAAACTACCGCCACCGCCCTGGACCGCCGAGGCCAATCCGCCCGCCAAATAGCCGACCACCTAGGCCAAGCCCAGGTCTCCATAACCCAAGACGTCTACATGGGCCGCCGAATCCACAGCCCCTCCGCAGTGCATGCCCTAGACGAAGAATTCGCCGGCCTCGACCTCTGGTGA
- a CDS encoding sigma-70 family RNA polymerase sigma factor, with translation MADERAALLRELHDVHAPSLWRFVVRLTGDDRLAEDVVQETLLRAWRRPQILTEDEAGARAWLFTVARNLVIDDRRSARVNREFASDELPERASADHANAVLDAWLVADSLAQLSDDHRQVIVRAYYGRRTVSDIAAELGIPPGTVKSRMHYGLRALKLALQEKGVTQG, from the coding sequence ATGGCTGATGAGCGGGCGGCGCTGCTGCGGGAGTTGCATGACGTGCACGCGCCGTCGTTGTGGCGGTTCGTGGTGCGGTTGACCGGGGACGACCGGTTGGCCGAGGACGTGGTGCAGGAGACGTTGCTGCGGGCGTGGCGACGGCCGCAGATCTTGACCGAGGACGAGGCGGGGGCGCGGGCCTGGTTGTTCACGGTGGCGCGGAACCTGGTGATCGACGATCGGCGGAGTGCGCGGGTCAACCGGGAGTTCGCGAGTGACGAGTTGCCGGAGCGGGCGAGTGCGGATCACGCGAACGCCGTGCTGGACGCGTGGCTGGTGGCGGACTCGCTGGCGCAGCTGTCCGACGACCATCGGCAAGTCATCGTGCGGGCGTACTACGGGCGCCGGACCGTCAGCGACATCGCGGCGGAGCTCGGGATTCCGCCGGGCACGGTGAAGTCGCGGATGCACTACGGGTTGCGGGCGCTGAAGCTCGCGTTGCAGGAGAAGGGGGTGACGCAGGGATGA
- a CDS encoding anti-sigma factor family protein, producing the protein MSDRFREWDAAYVLGALSAQERREYEEHLRTCAECSAEVAALQSVPDSLAMLPEDRALATLDPTPPDLLPGLARAVERDRRRRRFRVAGLVAATAATAAAIGAVVAGPLARDEPEGEYVVLAQTVASKLSADARLVEERWGTTIEISCRYDDLATPSERARGYDLYVTDRSGKSTLIANWTASPGTTVRPAATTKLHKSEIRALDIRSSDTGRILLAVQF; encoded by the coding sequence ATGAGCGATCGGTTCCGGGAGTGGGACGCGGCGTACGTGCTGGGCGCGCTGTCCGCGCAGGAGCGGCGCGAGTACGAGGAACACCTGCGGACGTGTGCGGAGTGCTCGGCCGAGGTGGCTGCGTTGCAGAGTGTTCCGGACAGCCTGGCGATGCTGCCGGAGGACCGGGCGCTCGCCACCCTCGACCCCACCCCGCCGGATCTGCTGCCGGGCCTGGCGCGTGCCGTCGAGCGGGACCGTCGGCGGCGTCGGTTCCGCGTGGCGGGACTGGTCGCCGCCACTGCGGCGACCGCTGCCGCGATCGGGGCCGTCGTGGCGGGTCCGCTGGCCCGTGACGAGCCGGAGGGGGAGTACGTCGTTCTGGCGCAGACGGTCGCCAGCAAGTTGTCCGCCGATGCCCGCCTGGTGGAGGAGCGGTGGGGCACGACGATCGAGATCAGCTGCCGGTACGACGATCTGGCGACGCCCAGCGAACGGGCCCGCGGGTACGACCTGTACGTCACCGACCGGTCCGGCAAGTCCACCCTGATCGCGAACTGGACCGCCTCGCCGGGCACCACCGTCCGGCCGGCGGCGACCACCAAGCTGCACAAGAGCGAGATCCGCGCGCTCGACATCCGCAGTTCCGACACCGGGCGGATCCTGCTGGCCGTCCAGTTCTGA
- a CDS encoding GAF and ANTAR domain-containing protein codes for MNDEFAQELARMALVLHEQPDVEQTSERFLEYVLARIGTVHASLLLAHRGGRLESAAATDALVEEADRVQVETGEGPSSSVVEDEKSVVSGSIATDPRWPRWSAGVAEVGLSSVLSVRLRTPTSTVGVLNLYDPQPDRFTQSDDVIAQVFADHAAVAVANARSESTLWQAIDARKLIGQAQGILMERFDLTDEQAFAVLRRYSQDNNVKLRDVAQRLIATRKLS; via the coding sequence GTGAACGACGAGTTCGCCCAGGAGCTGGCCCGGATGGCGCTGGTGCTGCACGAGCAACCCGACGTCGAGCAGACCTCCGAACGGTTCCTCGAGTACGTGCTGGCCCGGATCGGGACCGTGCACGCCAGCCTGCTGCTCGCGCACCGCGGCGGCCGGCTGGAGTCGGCTGCCGCGACCGATGCGCTGGTCGAGGAGGCGGACCGGGTGCAGGTGGAGACCGGCGAGGGGCCGAGCTCCAGCGTCGTCGAGGACGAGAAGAGCGTCGTCAGCGGCTCCATCGCGACCGACCCCCGGTGGCCGCGCTGGTCGGCCGGCGTTGCAGAGGTCGGGCTGAGCAGCGTGCTGAGCGTCCGGCTGCGGACCCCGACCAGCACGGTCGGCGTACTCAACCTGTACGACCCGCAGCCGGACCGGTTCACCCAGTCCGACGACGTGATCGCGCAGGTGTTCGCCGATCACGCCGCTGTCGCGGTGGCCAACGCCCGCAGCGAGTCGACGTTGTGGCAGGCGATCGACGCCCGCAAGCTGATCGGGCAGGCGCAGGGCATTCTGATGGAGCGGTTCGACCTGACCGACGAGCAGGCGTTCGCGGTCCTGCGCCGGTACTCCCAGGACAACAACGTGAAGCTGCGCGACGTCGCCCAGCGGCTGATCGCCACCCGCAAGCTGTCCTGA
- a CDS encoding ArsR/SmtB family transcription factor — MTPSTEAQQLATWARMLADGTRATVCLALLDGRAWTATELATLAGVSRPTISEHLNLLVDGGLLSEVRQGRHRYVELANSETAQLLEGLAALAPRRTEIATSLKAASRRDAFARARTCYDHLAGRLGVALADTMTTRGLLDWSEGVALTPAGLRWLEELGVTVRTGRGRPLVRSCLDVTERRPHVSGVVGAALCRHALDRGWVRRIPGARALTVTESLAELGLPDDLMLDLASRA; from the coding sequence GTGACTCCTTCGACCGAGGCGCAGCAGCTTGCGACCTGGGCGCGAATGCTGGCCGACGGCACCCGCGCCACGGTGTGCCTCGCGCTGCTCGACGGACGAGCGTGGACCGCCACCGAGCTCGCCACCCTGGCCGGTGTCTCCCGGCCGACGATCAGCGAGCACCTGAACCTGCTGGTCGATGGCGGCCTGCTGAGCGAGGTCCGCCAAGGCCGACACCGGTACGTCGAGCTGGCGAACTCGGAGACCGCCCAACTGCTGGAAGGACTGGCCGCGCTGGCACCCCGGCGTACGGAGATCGCGACCAGCTTGAAGGCGGCGAGCCGGCGTGACGCGTTCGCCCGGGCGCGTACCTGCTACGACCACCTGGCCGGACGGCTCGGCGTCGCACTGGCCGACACGATGACCACCCGTGGTCTGCTCGATTGGTCCGAGGGCGTCGCGCTCACTCCGGCAGGACTGCGCTGGCTGGAGGAGCTCGGCGTCACTGTCCGTACCGGCCGCGGCCGGCCACTCGTCCGGTCCTGCCTCGACGTCACCGAACGCCGCCCGCACGTCTCCGGGGTTGTCGGCGCAGCCCTGTGCCGGCATGCGCTCGACCGAGGTTGGGTTCGCCGAATCCCCGGTGCTCGCGCACTCACCGTGACCGAAAGCCTCGCCGAGCTCGGGCTGCCGGACGACCTCATGCTGGATCTTGCTTCCAGAGCGTGA
- a CDS encoding flavin reductase family protein translates to MTHLTIQPSILYAGTPVALLSTDNGDGTFNLAAMSSAWALGDVVVLGLGANGRTRFNLQARPDLVINYPSPALWEAVERLASLTGQHPVPPAKRARFRYEPRKFEAAGLTPVASELVAPPPVAECPLQFEATATSVELDAQGNFLVVQAQVLRVHAAAAIVVPGTSYVDPCAWSPLIYNFRHYFGLGDQLGHSFRSETPRGC, encoded by the coding sequence TTGACGCATCTGACCATCCAGCCCTCCATCCTGTACGCCGGTACGCCGGTCGCGCTGCTCAGCACCGACAACGGCGACGGCACCTTCAACCTGGCTGCGATGTCGTCCGCCTGGGCGCTCGGTGACGTCGTGGTGCTCGGTCTCGGTGCCAACGGCCGCACCAGGTTCAATCTGCAGGCCCGGCCGGACCTCGTCATCAACTACCCGTCTCCGGCGCTGTGGGAGGCCGTCGAGCGGCTGGCGAGTTTGACCGGTCAGCACCCGGTGCCGCCGGCGAAGCGAGCGCGGTTCCGGTACGAGCCGCGCAAGTTCGAGGCAGCCGGGCTGACGCCGGTCGCCTCGGAGCTGGTCGCGCCGCCACCGGTGGCGGAGTGTCCGCTGCAGTTCGAAGCGACCGCGACCAGCGTGGAACTGGATGCCCAGGGCAACTTCCTCGTCGTGCAGGCGCAGGTACTCCGGGTCCACGCGGCGGCCGCGATCGTCGTGCCGGGGACGTCGTACGTCGACCCGTGCGCGTGGTCGCCGCTGATCTACAACTTCCGGCACTACTTCGGTCTGGGCGATCAGCTGGGCCACAGCTTCCGGAGCGAGACGCCTAGGGGATGTTGA
- a CDS encoding arylamine N-acetyltransferase family protein, producing MTTDEWNTQTLDLDAYLRRIGQPGKHTASVDLLHTLHAAHVRTIPFENVDVVLGTHPGLALDAIQAKLVGRERGGYCFEHALLFAAALEHLGFEVERRMARVQPHLSGPRTHMMLVVRVDGQEFLADVGFGAGILHPMPLKDGAVVDQAGWDHRLTSDGVAWTLAKRTAEGWVPQHASTAEPQRLIDYDVAHHYVSTHPHSPFSSKLVVMRVTDGVSRRLVGTELTTEYADGRTEHRTLTSEDLGPALAALDVVLNDEELDRLLLNIP from the coding sequence ATGACGACCGACGAGTGGAACACCCAGACCCTCGATCTGGACGCCTACCTGCGGCGGATCGGGCAGCCGGGCAAGCACACCGCCTCGGTGGACCTGCTGCACACCCTGCACGCGGCGCACGTCCGGACGATCCCGTTCGAGAACGTCGACGTCGTGCTCGGCACCCACCCGGGCCTGGCCCTCGACGCGATCCAGGCCAAGCTGGTCGGGCGTGAACGCGGCGGCTACTGCTTCGAGCACGCGCTGCTCTTCGCCGCCGCGCTCGAGCACCTCGGCTTCGAGGTCGAGCGACGGATGGCCCGCGTCCAGCCGCACCTGTCGGGGCCGCGCACGCACATGATGCTGGTGGTCCGGGTCGACGGCCAAGAGTTCCTGGCCGACGTGGGCTTCGGCGCCGGCATCCTGCACCCGATGCCGCTGAAGGACGGCGCCGTGGTCGACCAGGCCGGCTGGGACCACCGCCTGACCAGCGACGGAGTGGCGTGGACGCTCGCGAAGAGGACTGCGGAGGGCTGGGTCCCGCAGCACGCCTCAACTGCGGAACCGCAGCGCCTGATCGACTACGACGTCGCCCACCACTACGTCTCCACCCACCCGCACTCGCCGTTCTCGAGCAAGCTGGTGGTGATGCGGGTGACCGACGGCGTCAGCCGCCGGCTGGTCGGCACCGAGCTCACGACGGAGTACGCCGACGGACGTACCGAGCACCGCACCCTCACCAGCGAGGACCTCGGACCAGCCCTCGCCGCCCTCGACGTCGTCCTCAACGACGAGGAACTGGACCGCCTCCTGCTCAACATCCCCTAG
- a CDS encoding LysR family transcriptional regulator, protein MELTPLRAFREVCRLGSISAAAEHLGYTQSAVSRQLTTLESQLGRDLLTRHARGVVPTAAGEILLTHAIGILAQVDRAAADVAAAESWPGPLRVGAVPTASARLLPQALNVFHRVRPDARVTFAEGVTPDLVPRLVDGTIDLAVVTDQGVSPDSAPLRAGARCGSSVCGRRGLDAEHRGLGSRAARCPAECRAVGGESGDTPYPPGLPAADGLDLVKLLDDHLHVALPADHRLASEQRIDLTDLAKDSWVEDYPGAAAVLTGLCARAGFVPRIDIECGSLLGKQAFVAAGYGVMLVPGLVVPALRPDVVVRELTGSPTRTVYVATRAGDAPCGAVDGFLDALQASA, encoded by the coding sequence ATGGAACTGACCCCGCTACGCGCTTTTCGCGAGGTCTGCCGGCTGGGCTCGATCAGTGCCGCGGCGGAGCACCTCGGCTACACCCAGTCAGCCGTCTCCCGGCAGCTCACCACCCTGGAGTCGCAACTCGGCCGCGACCTGCTCACCCGGCACGCCCGGGGCGTCGTACCGACTGCCGCCGGCGAGATCCTGCTGACGCACGCGATCGGCATTCTCGCGCAGGTCGACCGGGCGGCCGCCGACGTCGCGGCCGCCGAGAGCTGGCCGGGCCCGTTGCGGGTCGGAGCCGTGCCCACCGCGAGCGCACGATTGTTGCCACAGGCACTGAATGTCTTCCACCGGGTGCGTCCGGACGCCCGGGTCACCTTCGCCGAAGGGGTCACCCCGGACCTGGTCCCGCGCCTGGTGGACGGCACGATCGACCTTGCGGTGGTCACTGACCAGGGCGTGTCTCCCGATTCCGCGCCGTTGCGAGCAGGTGCTCGGTGCGGTAGCTCGGTGTGCGGGAGACGAGGTCTCGATGCGGAGCATCGTGGCCTTGGCTCCCGTGCAGCGAGGTGCCCTGCCGAGTGCCGCGCAGTAGGCGGGGAATCGGGGGACACGCCCTACCCGCCGGGTCTGCCGGCCGCGGACGGGCTCGACCTCGTCAAGCTGCTCGACGACCACCTGCACGTCGCACTGCCGGCCGACCACCGCCTCGCGAGCGAGCAGCGCATCGATCTGACCGACCTGGCGAAGGACAGCTGGGTCGAGGACTACCCGGGCGCGGCGGCCGTGCTGACCGGGCTGTGCGCCCGCGCGGGGTTCGTGCCGCGGATCGACATCGAGTGCGGCAGTCTGCTCGGCAAGCAGGCGTTCGTGGCCGCCGGGTACGGCGTGATGCTGGTGCCCGGACTCGTCGTACCGGCGCTGCGGCCGGACGTCGTGGTCCGCGAGCTGACCGGCTCCCCGACCCGCACCGTGTACGTCGCGACCCGGGCCGGGGACGCACCGTGCGGCGCCGTCGACGGCTTCCTCGACGCCCTCCAGGCGAGCGCTTGA
- a CDS encoding RidA family protein produces the protein MSQLSYPRPVGVAPGNGYSHVVTGPGRWVAIAGQVALDDTGSVVGAGDPEAQARQVFANLDACLQAAGASFADVVKLNFYVTDIAFLPAIRTARDEHVDTANPPASTAVQVVALFRPDILLEVEAYAVVAE, from the coding sequence GTGAGTCAGCTCTCCTACCCGCGCCCGGTCGGCGTTGCACCGGGCAACGGGTACAGCCACGTGGTCACCGGGCCTGGCCGCTGGGTGGCGATCGCGGGACAGGTCGCGCTGGACGACACCGGGTCGGTGGTCGGCGCCGGCGATCCCGAGGCCCAGGCCCGGCAGGTGTTCGCGAACCTGGACGCCTGTCTGCAGGCGGCCGGTGCGAGCTTCGCCGACGTGGTGAAGCTGAACTTCTACGTCACCGACATCGCGTTCCTGCCGGCGATCCGGACCGCCCGCGACGAGCACGTCGACACGGCGAATCCGCCCGCCAGCACCGCGGTCCAGGTGGTCGCGCTGTTCCGCCCTGACATCCTGCTCGAGGTCGAGGCGTACGCCGTGGTCGCCGAGTAG